A single window of Methylobacterium nodulans ORS 2060 DNA harbors:
- the rph gene encoding ribonuclease PH yields MRPSKRAPEELRKVTLERGVARYAEGSCLVTFGETRVLCTASLEERGPSWLRGSGKGWITAEYAMLPRATHERNRREVNAGKPSGRTQEIQRLIGRSLRAVVNLPAIGERQIVIDCDVLQADGGTRTASITGAWVALHECFTWMRSRSIISVDPMRDHVAAVSCGIHKGTPILDLDYAEDSAAETDANFVITGSGGIVEVQGTAEVTPFSEEEFLGLLRLAKSGVAQLVALQKQAVG; encoded by the coding sequence ATGCGTCCGTCCAAGCGTGCGCCGGAGGAATTGCGCAAGGTCACGCTGGAGCGGGGCGTCGCGCGCTACGCCGAGGGCTCCTGCCTCGTCACCTTCGGCGAGACCCGGGTGCTGTGCACCGCCTCGCTGGAGGAACGCGGCCCGTCCTGGCTGCGCGGCTCCGGCAAGGGCTGGATCACCGCCGAATACGCCATGCTCCCGCGCGCGACCCATGAGCGCAACCGGCGCGAGGTCAATGCGGGCAAGCCCTCGGGCCGCACGCAGGAGATCCAGCGGCTGATCGGCCGCTCGCTGCGCGCGGTGGTGAACCTGCCCGCCATCGGCGAGCGCCAGATCGTGATCGACTGCGACGTGCTGCAGGCCGATGGCGGCACCCGCACCGCCTCGATCACGGGCGCCTGGGTGGCCCTGCACGAGTGCTTCACCTGGATGCGCAGCCGCTCGATCATCTCGGTCGATCCGATGCGCGACCACGTGGCCGCCGTGTCCTGCGGCATCCACAAGGGCACGCCGATCCTCGACCTCGACTATGCGGAGGATTCCGCCGCCGAGACCGATGCGAACTTCGTCATCACGGGCTCGGGCGGCATCGTGGAGGTGCAGGGAACCGCCGAGGTCACGCCCTTCTCGGAGGAGGAGTTCCTGGGCCTGCTGCGGCTCGCCAAGAGCGGCGTCGCCCAGCTCGTCGCCCTGCAGAAGCAGGCCGTGGGCTAG
- the rdgB gene encoding RdgB/HAM1 family non-canonical purine NTP pyrophosphatase → MARLLSGRVVIATHNSGKLKEMRELLAPFGVEAVSAGELDLPEPVETGTMFAENAAIKARSAAAATGLPAFADDSGICVEALDGAPGLFSARWAGGSKDFSAAMARIERELAQRGATNRRAHFVSALVVAWPDGHEELFEGRVFGELVWPPRGTLGFGYDPMFKPDESPLTFGELSSEEKHGIDWENGRALSHRARAFLSLAASCLRREG, encoded by the coding sequence ATGGCGCGCCTGCTCTCCGGACGGGTCGTGATCGCGACCCACAACAGCGGCAAGCTGAAGGAGATGCGCGAGCTGCTCGCGCCCTTCGGCGTCGAGGCGGTCTCGGCGGGTGAGCTCGACCTGCCCGAGCCCGTGGAAACCGGCACCATGTTCGCCGAGAATGCGGCGATCAAGGCGCGCAGCGCCGCCGCGGCGACGGGATTGCCGGCCTTCGCGGACGATTCGGGAATCTGCGTCGAGGCCCTCGACGGGGCGCCCGGCCTGTTCTCCGCCCGCTGGGCCGGCGGCTCGAAGGATTTCTCCGCCGCGATGGCCCGCATCGAACGGGAGCTGGCGCAGCGCGGCGCGACGAACCGCCGGGCGCATTTCGTGTCGGCGCTCGTCGTCGCGTGGCCGGACGGACACGAGGAGCTGTTCGAGGGCCGCGTGTTCGGCGAGCTGGTCTGGCCGCCGCGCGGCACGCTCGGATTCGGCTACGATCCGATGTTCAAGCCCGACGAGAGCCCGCTCACCTTCGGGGAGCTCAGCTCGGAGGAAAAGCACGGGATCGACTGGGAGAACGGCCGCGCCCTGTCGCACAGGGCGCGCGCCTTCCTGAGCCTCGCGGCGTCCTGCCTGCGCCGCGAGGGTTGA
- a CDS encoding organic hydroperoxide resistance protein, with translation MPVDVKYTTQATATGGRDGRAKTADGSFDVKLTTPKELGGGGGEGNNPEQLFAAGYSACFLGAMKFVAGQEKIQVPADATVTATVGIGPRSEGGFGITANLKISLPGLDRATAQALVEKAHQVCPYSNATRGNVDVGLQVV, from the coding sequence ATGCCCGTCGACGTGAAGTACACGACCCAGGCCACCGCCACGGGCGGCCGCGACGGCCGCGCCAAGACCGCGGATGGCAGCTTCGACGTGAAGCTGACCACGCCGAAGGAGCTCGGAGGGGGCGGCGGCGAGGGCAACAATCCCGAGCAGCTCTTCGCCGCCGGCTATTCCGCCTGCTTCCTCGGCGCGATGAAGTTCGTGGCCGGCCAGGAGAAGATCCAGGTGCCGGCGGACGCGACCGTCACGGCCACCGTGGGCATCGGCCCGCGCTCGGAGGGCGGCTTCGGCATCACCGCGAACCTCAAGATCTCGCTGCCGGGCCTCGACCGCGCAACCGCGCAGGCACTGGTCGAGAAGGCGCACCAGGTGTGCCCCTACTCGAACGCCACCCGCGGCAACGTCGACGTCGGGCTTCAGGTCGTCTGA